CGGGATGACCCGCCAATGACCGGTACCGCTAAGTAACTTTTGAATGGTCCCCGGTTCTGGATACTTTCGCTATGTGGATAGTTTTGTCGGTCCACATAGTGTGCAAGGACGCATTAAAGGGGAAGCATTTTCGATGGCTGGCAGGTTTGAAATTCTCAAGGACAACGACGAAGGATACCGGTTCCGCCTGACGGCGGCCGACGGAACCCTCGTGGCCGAATCACCCACATTTACACACCTCGAGGGCGTGATTGCCGGGATCAACGCCGTGCGGGAAAACGCCGCAACAGGACTGATCGTGGACCGTTCGACGGCGGCGCGCAAGGCGGCATAGGCGCTCCCCAACGCGGCGTACCAGTGAGGCAAAGAACCAGTGAGGCAAGGACCCGACTGAAGGTCGATGTCTCAAAGGTCGATGTCGCGCAGCTTGTCCTTGTCCCAAGGTACGGTCCAGCCCAATTCGTCGAAGAGGCCGCTAAGGACCATCCCCGTGAAGCCCCACACCAGCACTCCATTTACGGTGAAGCCCGGGCTTGTGTATGTGCGGCCGAACCGCGAAATGGTGGCAGTGACACGGTTGACGGGATCCAGAAGGTCGCGAACCGGCACTCTGAAGACCTGCGCAGATTCGGCGTAGTCCACTACGCGCACCGGTGACGGCGCATCCCACCACGCCAGCACCGGCGTCACACGGAAGTTGCTCCGGATGAGCCCGAGTTCCGGGATGACTCCGAGAACCCGGACACCACCAGCATCCAGGCCGGTTTCTTCCACGGCTTCGCGAAGCGCTGCGGCCACCACAGAATCGTCTTCGGGGTCCACGCTGCCGCCCGGGAACGCTACCTGACCCGGATGGTCATCAAGGGTGTGTGCCCGTTCCAGCAACAAGACATCGAGGTCCGCCGGCGCGATAGGACGCCCGGATTCGGCAGGGACGTTGTCCAGCACGCCGAAAAGCATGAGGACCGCCGCAGCCCGGTTGGTTTCGGGGGTGACGGGAAGCTTCTCCCAGAGGGCCGAGTGCTGCTGCTGACCGTCTTCAAAGCGGGTTACCAGTGCGGACAGTTCCTCCAGCGCGGTCACCCGGGCCTCCTTTGCGATTCCATGCGGATCTCCGCTGCCCTGTGCGTCTCGGCCAGGAGCTGTTCCAGCAAAGCTTCGTTTCCCGGCGCGAGCTCATACTTCAGCAGCTTGGCCGCCTTGACGGGGTCCGTCTCGCCCTCGCCGTAGCTCGGGCAGAGGCTCGCCACCGGACAAGCACCGCAGGCAGGCTTCCTGGAATGGCAGACCCTCCGCCCATGGAACACCACTCGGTGGGAGAGCATGGTCCAGTCCCGGGGTTCAAATAAGTCGGCGACGTCGAACTCGATCTTCACCGGATCGTCCGAAGCCGTCCACCCAAAACGGCGGGCAAGCCGGCCGAAATGCGTATCCACCGTGATCCCGGGAACGCCGAACGCATTGCCCAAAACCACGTTTGCGGTCTTGCGCCCGACGCCCGGGAGCGTCACCAGGTCTTCAAGACGTCCAGGGACCACGCCGTCGAACTCATCCACAAGCCGTGTGCTGAGTGCCAGGACGTTCCGCGCCTTAGCCCTGAAGAAGCCCGTCGGCTGGAGTATTGTCTCCAACTCGAGGGGATCCGCCTCAGCCATGGCGCGGGCATCCGGGTAGCGGGCAAACAGGATCTTGGTGACCTGGTTGACCAGCACATCAGTGGTTTGGGCCGACAGGACCGTGGCCACCACCAGCTCAAAAGGGTTCCTGAAATCAAGCTCCGCATGAGCGTAGGGATACTTTTCAGCGAGAACCCTGTTGATTTTGCGCGCCCGGCGTTTGAGCGCGAGCAGCGAACCAGCTTCAGCGATGGCCACGGCGTCCCTGCCTAGCCGCGTTCGATGTTGCTGAGCTCCCGAAGAACCCCGACCTTGCCGTCGGTGTCCTGGACCAGGAATTCATGGCCGCGGTCCTCCAGCGCCAAGACCCATCCACCGGGTTCGATGGTGAAGGCCGGAGCTCCGCTGTGCTCGTCATAGGCAGTCCGGGGCTGGGCGACGGCGAACCAGAAGGCCTCATACTGGGGCGAATCGGATTCTTCCGGACGGCTGGCCGGGTCCACGGTAGCGCCGATCGAGTCGCTGACCCTCCGTGTGTCACCGGAAACTATGGGCGTTGCCATGGTGGCAGCCCACGGCTGTTGGGCCGCGGCAGCCGGCTGTGCAGCGTGCTGCGTGGTGGCGGGCTGTGCAGCGTGCTGCGTGGTGGCCGGTTCGGTTGCAGAACTCGGGGCGTCCTTTGCCCCCGATTCTTCAGCGGGCTCGGCCCGCTCAGGGGAAGGCACGGCGGGTGAGGCACCTGCACCCGAAGGCGCAGGAGCGGTTTCACGACCAGCGATCGCAGCACCAGCGGTCGCAGGGCCCGCAGTTTCAGGGCCAGCGGTGTCGGCAGGCTTGGCGTCAGCTGAATGCACGACGGCGGGTGCTTCGGTTGCTGGCGACGGCGTGGTTCCGTAGCTGGCCGGCGGAGCGAAGGGGCTGGCGCCTGCAACGGCACCCGCACCGGTTGCGGCACCGGCACCTGCGGGGCCACCCGCACCGGGAGCACCAGTGGAAGCTGCTGCCGCAGCTGTACCAGGAACATGCGCGCCCGGAGCCTGAGCGGCAGGAACGTGAGCGGCCGGAGCCTGGTATCCGTGCGCCGCCCCTTGGAATCCGGGCGTTGAACCGGCTGTGTCGGATGGCTTCGGCGTTTTGGGGGCCTTAGGTTCTTTGGGAGCAGCCGGTTTGCGGCTGGGCACAGCTGCCTCGCGCGCAACATTGTGCGCGGGCGTTTCAGCACGGCCCTTGAAATCGGCGGAAAGCCACGGAAGATGCGGGGCCAGGACCGTCGCGGCCAGCAGGCCTACAGAACCGACCAAACCCAACAGGACGCTGCCATTGAACGAGTTGGCAATGGTGAGGAAGAACAGAGGGAAGGCGAACGAGGCCGTGACGGACGCGAACTGGTCAACGGACAGCGAGCCAATACGGATGACCGTCCCCGGCTGCAGCCTGCGGGCAACGAAGAGTGCCACCACAACCAGCGGCAGCAGGATTCCCAGCAGCAGGAAGAACAGGTTTCCAAGGTTCCAGAGGTTGTAAAGTTCCCCGAACATCGGCAGAAGCGAGGCCACGAACATCAGGAGCGTGGAGCCGAAAACAGTAAGGTCCCGGATGGTGAAAGGCCCGGCGACGGCGTCATACCTACCAGCGTCGTTCTTGGATGCGTCGTTCATGACAGGAGCTCCGGACGTACCCGGCGCAGGCTTCCCGGCAGCGGTACCACCCGCAGCTGCAGCCGTTCCAGCCGCGGTGTCCGGTCCCGTCGGCAATGAGTCGTGCGGGCCTGGGCTCAGCTGGTTCATCTATTTCTCCTTCGTACGGCGGCGTCTTGGACAGTCCGGCCCGGTGACCTCCGCGGGATTCCGCCGAGAACCGGACACGCCAGAAGTGCGTCCCAAGACTTATTCAGCCTATGCCACCCCACTGACAGGGTTCTAGCTGAAAACGGCCTTACAGCTTCGCCCACAGCAAACTCCAAGGTTCCTTACAGAGATGGCCCGCGGTCGCCACCCCCGCAGCGGCTGGCGCGGGCCGCCGTCGTCGTCATGTAAACGGTTCCTAGCCGCCCCGGACGCCATTCGTCGCTAAATCCGCGCCGCTCGCTGCCGGCTTTGTGACGACGCACACGTAGGACCTCTCAAAGCGATAGTGTTGATGGCGGACAGCACTCTGCGGACCTTTCGGGGAACGCGCTCGACGCCGACGACGGCCCGGGCGGGGACCTTGTGGCAGGATCCGCGCAGCAAAGATCGATGAATGATGAGGTTCACCATGTCCCAGGACACCACCGGATCCACGGCCACCGCTGCAGCTTCAACGGCTCAGAACGGTCAGGCCCCACACGTCGAGGCGCTTGAAAACCTCCTCCACGAGAACCGCAAATTCGCACCGTCGGCGGAGTTTGCCGCCAATGCGGTGACGAGTGCTGACGCCTATGCAGAGGCGGAGGCGGACCGTCCCGCGTTCTGGGCCAAGCAAGCCCGTGAGCTGCTGACGTGGGATAAGGACTTCACCGAGGCCCTTGACTGGTCCAACCCGCCGTTCGCCAAGTGGTTCGTGGGCGGCGAGATCAACGCTGCGTACAACGCGCTGGACCGGCACGTGGAGAACGGCCTGGGCGACCGTGTTGCCATCTACTTCGAAGGCGAACCCGGCGACACCCGCACCTACACCTATGCCGAGCTGACCGAAGAGGTCAAGAAAGCCGCCAACGCCTTCGAAACCCTCGGTGTCGCCAAGGGCGACCGCGTGGCCGTGTACCTGCCCATGATCCCCGAAGCCGTCATCACGCTCCTTGCCTGCGCCAGGATCGGCGCCGTGCACTCGGTGGTGTTTGGTGGCTTCTCCGCGGACGCGCTGCGTTCCCGTATCGAGGACGCCGAGGCAAAGCTCGTTGTCACTGCCGACGGCACCTACCGCCGCGGCAAGCCCAGCGCCCTGAAGCCCGCGGTGGACGAAGCCCTGTCCTCCATGGAACATACCGACGGACACTCTGTGAACCACGTGGTCGTAGTCAAGCGCAACGGCGAGGACGTCAACTGGGTGGAAGGCCGCGACCTCTGGTGGTCCGACACCGTGGACAAGGCATCAACCGAGCACACCGCCGTCGGGCATGACTCCGAGCACCCGCTGTTCATCCTCTACACCTCCGGCACCACCGGCAAGCCCAAGGGCATCCTGCACACCACCGGCGGCTACCTCACCCAGGGTGCCTACACCCACAAAGCCGTGTTCGACCTCCACCCGGAAACCGACGTGTACTGGTGCACCGCCGACGTCGGATGGGTCACCGGCCACTCCTACGTCACCTACGCACCGCTCATCAACGGCGCCACCCAGGTCATGTACGAAGGCACCCCGGACTCCCCGCACCAGGGCCGCTGGTGGGAAATCGTGGAGAAGTACAAGGTCTCCATCCTCTACACCGCGCCCACTGCGATCCGGACGTTCATGAAGTGGGGCCGGGACATCCCGGACAAGTACGACCTCTCCTCCATCCGCGTCCTCGGCTCGGTGGGCGAATCCATCAACCCCGAAGCGTGGATGTGGTACCGGGACGTCATCGGCGCCAACGCCGGCAAGAACGGCGAAAAGAAAGACAACCCCGCACCGATCGTGGACACCTGGTGGCAGACCGAAACCGGCGCGCAGATGATCGCCCCGCTGCCCGGAGTCACGGCCACCAAGCCCGGCTCGGCCCAGGTTCCGCTGCCAGGCATCGCCGTGGACGTGGTGGACGAAGCCGGCCAGTCCGTGGCCAACGGCGAAGGCGGTTACCTGGTGGTCCGCGAACCGTGGCCCTCCATGCTGCGCGGTATCTGGGGCGACCCGGAGCGGTTCAAGGACACCTACTGGTCCAGGTTCGAGGCCATGTACTTCGCCGGCGACGGTGCCAAAAAGGACGAAGACGGCGACGTCTGGCTCCTGGGCCGCGTGGACGACGTCATGAACGTCTCAGGCCACCGCCTCTCCACCACCGAAATCGAGTCCGCCCTGGTCTCGCATCCGTCCGTCGCTGAAGCGGCAGTGGTGGGTGCCGCTGACGAGACCACCGGACAGGCCGTCGTCGCGTTCGTCATCCTCCGCGGTGACGCCGTGAACAACGGCGATGAAACCGTGCTGGCACTGAGAAACCACGTGGGCAAGGAAATCGGGCCGATCGCCAAGCCCAAGCAGCTGCTGATCGTTCCGGAACTGCCCAAGACCCGCTCGGGCAAGATCGTCCGCCGCCTCCTCAAGGACATCGCTGAAGGCCGCGACACCGGCGACGCCACCACCCTGGCCGACCCCGGTATCATGACGCAGATCGCTGAATCACTCCGTAAGTAAGCAATTCACGACGGCGCCGCTCACCTCCCGAGGCGAGCGGCGTCGTCGTGCGTTTAAGCAGTTGGGCGACGCCGCCGCGCTTTGCCTGCCGTGCTCTGGAAGCCTCCCGCCCTAGACTGGTGCCAGACTCAGCCCCATGTTTGACGAGGTTCCCCAGAAAGGCCCTGATGCTTCAGGCAGCACGCCACTCCGCCATCATCGACGCCGTCCAGCGCGAACGCGTAGTGCGGGTCTCGGACCTCGCGCAATTGCTGGGGGTCTCCCCCATGACCGTACGCCGCGACATCGAAGCGCTCGAGGAAGCCGGCCGCGTTGAGCGCATTCACGGCGGAGCCAAGCTTCCCGGCGATGCGAGCACCCACGAACCCGGCTTCGAACTGAAGTCCACGCAACTGACTGCGGAGAAGCACGCCATTGCGGTGGAAGCCGCGTCGCTGGTCCAGGAAGGCATGGCAATAGGCCTGGGCGCCGGCACCACTACGTGGGCGTTGGCGAAGGAACTCGTCAATGGTCCACGCATCACTGTGGTCACCAACTCGGTGCGCATCGCAGATCTTTTCCACCATGGCTCCTCATCAGGCCCGGCACGCTTCGGATCCACGGTGATCCTGATCGGTGGCGAACGGACACCGTCGGACGCCCTGGTGGGGCCGATAGCTACGTCCTCGCTGAAGCAGCTCCACCTGGACGTGCTCTTCCTGGGAGTCCACGGCATGGATGCCCACGCCGGTTTCACCACCCCCAACCTGCTTGAAGCCGAAACCAACCGCGCTTTCATGTCGTCCGCCCGGAGCACCGTTATCCTGGCCGACCACAGCAAGTGGGGCGTGGTGGGCATTGCGTCGATCACCCGTTTGGAAGAGGTT
This genomic interval from Paenarthrobacter aurescens TC1 contains the following:
- a CDS encoding hydrolase, NUDIX family protein (identified by match to protein family HMM PF00293); translation: MLFGVLDNVPAESGRPIAPADLDVLLLERAHTLDDHPGQVAFPGGSVDPEDDSVVAAALREAVEETGLDAGGVRVLGVIPELGLIRSNFRVTPVLAWWDAPSPVRVVDYAESAQVFRVPVRDLLDPVNRVTATISRFGRTYTSPGFTVNGVLVWGFTGMVLSGLFDELGWTVPWDKDKLRDIDL
- the nth gene encoding endonuclease III (identified by match to protein family HMM PF00633; match to protein family HMM PF00730; match to protein family HMM TIGR01083), with protein sequence MAIAEAGSLLALKRRARKINRVLAEKYPYAHAELDFRNPFELVVATVLSAQTTDVLVNQVTKILFARYPDARAMAEADPLELETILQPTGFFRAKARNVLALSTRLVDEFDGVVPGRLEDLVTLPGVGRKTANVVLGNAFGVPGITVDTHFGRLARRFGWTASDDPVKIEFDVADLFEPRDWTMLSHRVVFHGRRVCHSRKPACGACPVASLCPSYGEGETDPVKAAKLLKYELAPGNEALLEQLLAETHRAAEIRMESQRRPG
- a CDS encoding putative integral membrane protein; protein product: MNQLSPGPHDSLPTGPDTAAGTAAAAGGTAAGKPAPGTSGAPVMNDASKNDAGRYDAVAGPFTIRDLTVFGSTLLMFVASLLPMFGELYNLWNLGNLFFLLLGILLPLVVVALFVARRLQPGTVIRIGSLSVDQFASVTASFAFPLFFLTIANSFNGSVLLGLVGSVGLLAATVLAPHLPWLSADFKGRAETPAHNVAREAAVPSRKPAAPKEPKAPKTPKPSDTAGSTPGFQGAAHGYQAPAAHVPAAQAPGAHVPGTAAAAASTGAPGAGGPAGAGAATGAGAVAGASPFAPPASYGTTPSPATEAPAVVHSADAKPADTAGPETAGPATAGAAIAGRETAPAPSGAGASPAVPSPERAEPAEESGAKDAPSSATEPATTQHAAQPATTQHAAQPAAAAQQPWAATMATPIVSGDTRRVSDSIGATVDPASRPEESDSPQYEAFWFAVAQPRTAYDEHSGAPAFTIEPGGWVLALEDRGHEFLVQDTDGKVGVLRELSNIERG
- the acsA gene encoding acetate--CoA ligase (identified by match to protein family HMM PF00501; match to protein family HMM TIGR02188) — protein: MSQDTTGSTATAAASTAQNGQAPHVEALENLLHENRKFAPSAEFAANAVTSADAYAEAEADRPAFWAKQARELLTWDKDFTEALDWSNPPFAKWFVGGEINAAYNALDRHVENGLGDRVAIYFEGEPGDTRTYTYAELTEEVKKAANAFETLGVAKGDRVAVYLPMIPEAVITLLACARIGAVHSVVFGGFSADALRSRIEDAEAKLVVTADGTYRRGKPSALKPAVDEALSSMEHTDGHSVNHVVVVKRNGEDVNWVEGRDLWWSDTVDKASTEHTAVGHDSEHPLFILYTSGTTGKPKGILHTTGGYLTQGAYTHKAVFDLHPETDVYWCTADVGWVTGHSYVTYAPLINGATQVMYEGTPDSPHQGRWWEIVEKYKVSILYTAPTAIRTFMKWGRDIPDKYDLSSIRVLGSVGESINPEAWMWYRDVIGANAGKNGEKKDNPAPIVDTWWQTETGAQMIAPLPGVTATKPGSAQVPLPGIAVDVVDEAGQSVANGEGGYLVVREPWPSMLRGIWGDPERFKDTYWSRFEAMYFAGDGAKKDEDGDVWLLGRVDDVMNVSGHRLSTTEIESALVSHPSVAEAAVVGAADETTGQAVVAFVILRGDAVNNGDETVLALRNHVGKEIGPIAKPKQLLIVPELPKTRSGKIVRRLLKDIAEGRDTGDATTLADPGIMTQIAESLRK
- a CDS encoding putative transcriptional regulator, DeoR family (identified by match to protein family HMM PF00455; match to protein family HMM PF08220) → MLQAARHSAIIDAVQRERVVRVSDLAQLLGVSPMTVRRDIEALEEAGRVERIHGGAKLPGDASTHEPGFELKSTQLTAEKHAIAVEAASLVQEGMAIGLGAGTTTWALAKELVNGPRITVVTNSVRIADLFHHGSSSGPARFGSTVILIGGERTPSDALVGPIATSSLKQLHLDVLFLGVHGMDAHAGFTTPNLLEAETNRAFMSSARSTVILADHSKWGVVGIASITRLEEVDELITDSLLGEDARRVLAENVAKLRIAEA